A DNA window from bacterium contains the following coding sequences:
- a CDS encoding bifunctional UDP-4-keto-pentose/UDP-xylose synthase, which translates to MKVLILGVNGFIGHHLTARILKETDWKIYGMDLSAERLGKSANHPRFDFVEGDISINKEWIEYHIKKADVILPLVAIATPKVYVERPLSVFELDFEENLRIVRQAHRYGKRIVFPSTSEVYGMCGDKEFDEENSPLVLGPIAKERWIYSCCKQMLDRVIWAYGRQGLAFTLFRPFNWIGPRLDSIETAKEGSSRVVTQFIADLYLGRPIQVVDGGEQRRCFTYVDDGIGGLMKILANKDGCANGGIFNLGNPGNDHSIRELAGMLRELYVKHPRNRGKKVPPIVEVNSKQFYGEGYQDIQTRTPSIRRAKEILGWEPKVPMKTALKKTLDAFLAEADASR; encoded by the coding sequence ATGAAGGTGCTTATCCTGGGAGTGAACGGGTTCATCGGCCACCACCTGACGGCCCGGATCCTGAAGGAGACCGACTGGAAGATCTACGGGATGGATCTTTCCGCCGAGCGGCTGGGGAAATCGGCGAACCATCCCCGGTTCGACTTCGTCGAGGGCGACATCTCGATCAACAAGGAGTGGATCGAGTACCACATCAAGAAGGCCGACGTGATCCTGCCGCTGGTGGCGATCGCCACGCCGAAGGTCTACGTGGAGCGGCCGCTGTCGGTCTTCGAGCTCGACTTCGAGGAGAACCTGCGCATCGTCCGGCAGGCGCACCGGTACGGCAAGCGGATCGTCTTCCCCTCCACTTCCGAGGTGTACGGCATGTGCGGCGACAAGGAGTTCGACGAGGAAAACTCGCCGCTGGTCCTCGGTCCGATCGCCAAGGAACGGTGGATCTATTCGTGCTGCAAGCAGATGCTCGACCGGGTGATCTGGGCGTACGGCCGGCAGGGGCTCGCCTTCACCCTCTTTCGCCCCTTCAACTGGATCGGGCCCCGGCTCGACTCGATCGAGACCGCCAAGGAGGGGAGCTCCCGCGTGGTCACGCAGTTCATCGCCGACCTGTATCTCGGCAGGCCGATCCAGGTGGTGGACGGCGGGGAGCAGCGCCGGTGCTTCACCTACGTGGACGACGGGATCGGGGGCCTGATGAAGATCCTCGCGAACAAGGACGGATGCGCGAACGGCGGGATCTTCAACCTCGGGAACCCGGGGAACGACCACTCGATCCGGGAGCTCGCCGGGATGCTCCGGGAGCTGTACGTGAAGCACCCCCGGAACCGCGGGAAGAAGGTGCCGCCCATCGTCGAGGTGAACTCGAAGCAGTTCTACGGCGAGGGGTACCAGGACATCCAGACGCGGACCCCCTCGATCCGCCGCGCGAAGGAGATCCTCGGCTGGGAGCCGAAGGTGCCGATGAAGACGGCGCTCAAGAAAACCCTCGATGCCTTCCTCGCCGAGGCGGACGCCTCCCGCTGA
- a CDS encoding Fe-Mn family superoxide dismutase: MPYVAKDFGKLVGIDGFSETLLKNHFTLYQGYVTNTNKLSDLLAGMLAEGKTATPEYAELKRRFGWEWNGMRLHELYFGNLGGKGALDPGSKLGKAVAAEFGSVEKWEADFRAAGALRGIGWVVLYRDNEGGRLFNQWVNEHDVGNPAGAAPILVMDVFEHAFMIDYGLKRADYIASFFRNVDWKAAEARLS, translated from the coding sequence ATGCCTTACGTGGCGAAGGATTTCGGGAAGTTGGTCGGGATCGACGGATTCAGCGAGACGCTGCTCAAAAACCACTTCACGCTCTATCAAGGGTACGTGACGAACACGAACAAGCTGTCCGATCTCCTCGCGGGGATGCTCGCCGAGGGGAAGACGGCCACCCCGGAGTACGCCGAGCTGAAGCGCCGCTTCGGCTGGGAGTGGAACGGAATGCGCCTTCACGAACTGTACTTCGGGAACCTGGGCGGCAAGGGCGCCCTCGACCCGGGCTCGAAGCTGGGGAAGGCGGTCGCCGCGGAGTTCGGCAGCGTGGAGAAGTGGGAGGCGGATTTCCGCGCCGCGGGTGCGCTGCGCGGGATCGGCTGGGTCGTCCTGTACCGGGACAATGAGGGCGGCCGCCTCTTCAACCAGTGGGTCAACGAGCACGACGTGGGGAACCCGGCCGGCGCCGCTCCGATCCTCGTCATGGACGTCTTCGAGCACGCCTTCATGATCGACTACGGACTGAAGCGGGCCGATTACATCGCGTCGTTTTTCCGGAACGTGGACTGGAAGGCGGCCGAGGCGCGGCTCTCCTGA
- a CDS encoding DegT/DnrJ/EryC1/StrS family aminotransferase → MKLRDDFLPLSRPALGEEEVAAVAESLRSGWITSGPRVAELEGIFREVTGAPHAVAVTSATAGLHIVLSALGIGPGDEVVTPSMTFASTVNQVVLRGASPAFADIDYGTLQVRPAALAARITPRTKAVIPVHFAGAPADLDPIRAAADRAGIPVIEDAAHAVGTAYKGVPTGGPPHPGAPGNLAIFSFHPIKNITTAEGGMVTCYDEALAARLRLLRFHGIERDAWKRYGKGGTPHYDIHEPGYKYNLTDLHAAVGVVQMRKVAALNARRSELARRYIAGLSGIPGIDLPETVPYAHAHSWHLFIVKVTGMDRDAFIGALAERNVGVGLHFPPCHLLSYVRERFGTREGDLPETERAGKGIVSLPLFPGMSDADVEYVCEAIREILPEDGR, encoded by the coding sequence TTGAAGCTCCGTGACGATTTCCTGCCGTTGTCCCGTCCCGCGCTGGGCGAGGAGGAGGTGGCGGCGGTCGCGGAGTCGCTGCGTTCCGGCTGGATCACGAGCGGCCCGAGGGTGGCGGAGCTCGAAGGGATTTTCCGGGAGGTCACCGGGGCGCCGCACGCGGTCGCGGTCACCTCGGCCACCGCCGGGCTCCACATCGTCCTCTCGGCCCTGGGGATCGGCCCGGGGGACGAGGTGGTCACCCCCTCGATGACGTTCGCCTCCACCGTCAACCAGGTCGTCCTGCGCGGGGCGTCTCCCGCCTTCGCCGACATCGACTACGGGACGCTCCAGGTGCGGCCCGCGGCGCTCGCGGCGAGGATCACCCCCCGCACGAAGGCGGTGATCCCCGTCCACTTCGCCGGCGCGCCCGCCGACCTCGATCCGATCCGCGCGGCGGCCGACCGGGCCGGGATTCCCGTGATCGAGGATGCCGCGCACGCCGTGGGCACCGCGTACAAGGGCGTCCCCACCGGCGGCCCTCCGCATCCGGGCGCCCCGGGAAACCTCGCGATCTTCTCCTTCCACCCCATCAAGAACATAACGACGGCCGAGGGGGGAATGGTCACCTGTTACGACGAGGCCCTCGCCGCGCGCCTTCGTCTGCTCCGGTTCCACGGGATCGAGCGGGACGCATGGAAGCGGTACGGGAAGGGGGGCACCCCGCACTACGACATCCATGAACCTGGGTACAAGTACAACCTGACCGATCTCCACGCCGCGGTCGGCGTGGTCCAGATGCGCAAGGTCGCGGCGCTCAACGCCCGCCGGTCCGAGCTTGCCCGCCGGTACATCGCCGGGCTCTCCGGCATCCCGGGGATCGATCTCCCGGAGACCGTCCCGTACGCGCATGCCCATTCGTGGCATCTGTTCATCGTGAAGGTGACGGGGATGGACCGGGACGCCTTCATCGGCGCCCTCGCCGAGCGCAATGTCGGCGTGGGGCTCCACTTTCCCCCGTGCCACCTCCTCTCGTACGTCCGGGAACGGTTCGGGACACGGGAAGGCGACCTGCCGGAAACCGAACGGGCGGGGAAGGGGATCGTCTCGCTTCCCCTGTTCCCGGGGATGTCCGACGCCGACGTCGAGTACGTCTGCGAGGCGATCCGGGAGATCCTTCCGGAGGATGGCCGATGA
- a CDS encoding ATP-binding protein, protein MDYYAQGSLVAAVVALAIAVYLRAFARGDAEARAFSDLSLFIFLWCLPEYLWKTLPSPFWHKVSLAGVMFIPPFALRYCGAAVRTRPRWLPAAFVAGVWASVTFAATVFYDPALASPWWNVAALLFVYPYLGAGLYIIVRHGFLDSPSDVERKKYQFLVVGGGIASLVAPLNFLPGTGVAFPPLAAFAVLIFFYFMATGILHLHFFELPDIVGRGIVLVIQIFAFAVAFGALEVVSGRKFWFPLAGVFLISFFLLTFYPFLMRKLGGISADLLVRQSRKVQSVLSDFARKLPESTSLPEIARTVEDALSNVPFVERASLWVRPEGGTDEGIGALPVRPEEYLRAFSRFTKRYPALRIMEHGGSKAADVAIWDDSFDASIPLFLRGAIVAVVLFHWRGKRPSFREMDLLIPFLDGIALAVENIRQKQRIQRREHFATVGELAAGLAHEVRTPAGVIKGAAQFLTREASPKDREFLDIIVEEADRLNGVVTEFLEYARPTQRKPQTISLKEPVEKAIALLSRERGERMGTVGRHVLIQEPVPRVNADPAEIERVVYNLLTNAVEAMPAAGDLTVRVTSWGGEARIAVEDTGAGIPEKDRSQLFRPFFTTRERGVGMGLAICRRIVEENGGSVSVETTPGRGSRFTVKLPEA, encoded by the coding sequence GTGGATTATTACGCGCAGGGGAGCCTGGTCGCGGCGGTGGTGGCGCTGGCCATCGCGGTGTACCTGCGCGCCTTCGCGCGGGGAGACGCGGAGGCGAGGGCGTTCTCCGACCTCTCCCTGTTCATCTTCCTGTGGTGCTTGCCGGAGTACCTTTGGAAGACGCTCCCGTCGCCTTTCTGGCACAAGGTGAGCCTCGCGGGGGTGATGTTCATCCCCCCCTTCGCCCTTCGCTATTGCGGCGCCGCGGTGCGGACGCGTCCCCGATGGCTCCCGGCGGCCTTCGTCGCCGGCGTCTGGGCGAGCGTCACGTTCGCCGCGACGGTATTCTACGACCCGGCCCTCGCCTCTCCCTGGTGGAACGTCGCCGCGCTCCTGTTCGTCTATCCGTACCTCGGCGCGGGACTGTATATCATCGTCCGCCACGGGTTCCTCGACTCCCCGTCCGACGTGGAGCGGAAGAAATACCAGTTCCTCGTCGTGGGAGGCGGGATCGCCAGCCTGGTGGCGCCCCTCAACTTCCTCCCCGGCACGGGAGTCGCCTTCCCGCCGCTGGCGGCGTTCGCGGTGCTGATCTTCTTCTACTTCATGGCGACGGGGATCCTGCACCTTCACTTCTTCGAGCTTCCCGACATCGTCGGACGCGGGATCGTGCTCGTCATCCAGATCTTCGCCTTTGCCGTCGCCTTCGGAGCGCTGGAGGTCGTCTCCGGCCGGAAGTTCTGGTTCCCCCTCGCGGGAGTCTTCCTCATCTCCTTCTTCCTGCTCACGTTCTATCCTTTCCTGATGCGCAAGCTCGGAGGCATCTCCGCGGACCTGCTCGTCCGGCAGTCCCGCAAGGTCCAGTCGGTGTTATCCGACTTCGCGCGAAAGCTGCCCGAGTCGACGTCCCTTCCGGAGATCGCCCGAACCGTGGAAGACGCCCTGTCGAATGTCCCCTTCGTCGAGCGCGCGTCGCTGTGGGTCCGGCCGGAAGGGGGAACCGACGAGGGGATCGGGGCGCTCCCCGTGCGGCCCGAGGAGTACCTGCGCGCCTTCTCCCGCTTCACGAAACGGTACCCCGCCTTGCGGATCATGGAGCACGGCGGATCGAAGGCAGCGGACGTGGCGATCTGGGACGACTCGTTCGACGCATCGATCCCCCTCTTCCTGCGGGGGGCCATCGTCGCCGTCGTCCTGTTCCACTGGAGGGGGAAGCGGCCGTCGTTCCGGGAGATGGACCTGCTCATCCCCTTCCTCGACGGGATCGCGCTGGCGGTGGAGAACATCCGGCAGAAGCAGCGGATCCAGCGGCGGGAGCACTTCGCGACGGTCGGCGAGCTGGCGGCGGGGCTGGCCCACGAGGTCCGCACGCCGGCGGGGGTGATCAAGGGGGCGGCGCAGTTCCTCACACGCGAGGCGAGCCCGAAGGATCGGGAGTTCCTCGACATCATCGTCGAGGAGGCGGACCGGCTGAACGGCGTCGTCACGGAGTTCCTCGAATACGCCCGCCCGACGCAGCGAAAGCCGCAGACGATCTCCCTGAAGGAGCCGGTGGAGAAGGCGATCGCCCTCCTGTCCCGGGAGCGCGGAGAGCGGATGGGAACGGTGGGCAGGCATGTGCTGATCCAGGAGCCGGTTCCCCGGGTCAACGCGGATCCCGCCGAGATCGAGCGGGTGGTCTACAATCTCCTGACGAACGCGGTCGAGGCGATGCCGGCGGCGGGGGATCTCACCGTCCGCGTGACTTCGTGGGGCGGGGAGGCGCGGATCGCGGTCGAGGACACCGGCGCGGGGATCCCCGAGAAGGACCGGTCCCAGCTCTTTCGCCCCTTCTTCACGACACGGGAGCGCGGCGTGGGGATGGGGCTGGCCATCTGCCGGCGGATCGTCGAGGAGAACGGCGGGTCCGTCTCGGTGGAGACGACCCCAGGGCGGGGGAGCCGGTTCACCGTGAAGCTTCCGGAGGCGTGA
- a CDS encoding formyltransferase, whose translation MRAVVFAYHNMGIVGIRALLDHGFTIPMVLSHEDDPGENRWFGSVAGLCRERGIPVFFPKDVNAPPWPDRIREAKPDLLFSFYYRSMLKKEILGIPPLGAMNLHGSLLPKYRGRAPVNWVLVKGETETGVTLHFMTEKPDAGDIVGQAAVPIDFGDTALTLFGKMEVAASGLLADLLPRIAGGEIPRRPNDLSHGSYFGGRRPEDGRIDWSRPATEIYNLVRAVTRPYPGAFAELAGEKLTVWWAVPLRAEAGNVLSPGTIRISGGPSYAMAGGCVAPVSGPRRVIVETGEGWLQLEEIEWRTRTAKGEAIVDLLAGAANGRLA comes from the coding sequence ATGCGGGCGGTCGTCTTCGCGTACCACAACATGGGGATCGTCGGGATTCGCGCCCTCCTCGACCACGGCTTCACGATCCCGATGGTCCTGTCCCACGAGGACGACCCGGGGGAGAACCGGTGGTTCGGCTCCGTGGCGGGGCTTTGCCGGGAGCGGGGGATCCCCGTATTCTTCCCGAAGGACGTCAACGCGCCGCCGTGGCCGGACCGGATCAGGGAGGCGAAACCCGACCTGCTCTTCTCCTTCTACTACCGGTCGATGTTGAAGAAGGAGATCCTCGGGATCCCGCCGCTGGGGGCGATGAACCTCCACGGCTCGCTGCTGCCGAAGTATCGGGGGCGGGCGCCGGTCAACTGGGTGCTCGTGAAGGGGGAGACGGAGACCGGGGTGACCCTCCACTTCATGACGGAGAAGCCCGACGCGGGCGACATCGTCGGCCAGGCGGCGGTGCCGATCGATTTCGGGGACACGGCGCTCACGCTGTTCGGGAAGATGGAGGTTGCCGCATCCGGGCTCCTCGCCGACCTGCTGCCCCGGATCGCGGGCGGGGAGATCCCGCGGCGCCCGAACGACCTTTCGCACGGCAGCTACTTCGGCGGGCGCAGGCCCGAGGACGGGCGGATCGACTGGTCCCGTCCGGCGACGGAGATCTACAACCTCGTCCGCGCGGTCACCCGCCCCTACCCGGGGGCGTTCGCCGAGCTCGCCGGGGAAAAGCTCACGGTGTGGTGGGCGGTCCCCCTGCGTGCGGAAGCGGGGAACGTGTTGTCTCCGGGGACGATCCGGATTTCCGGCGGGCCTTCGTACGCGATGGCGGGGGGGTGCGTCGCCCCGGTTTCCGGCCCGCGGCGGGTCATCGTCGAGACGGGGGAAGGGTGGCTTCAATTGGAGGAAATCGAATGGAGAACGCGGACGGCGAAGGGGGAGGCGATCGTCGACCTGCTCGCCGGCGCCGCGAACGGGAGGCTTGCATGA
- a CDS encoding glycosyltransferase has product MISVVVPVFNEEKNLVLLMDRLEAALRRMGQSYEIIYVDDGSRDESLEVLKGFIGRPGVRVLELTRNYGQHSAIISGFSIVRGDIVLTIDADLQNPPEEIPNIVRTMEEGNFEVVGTVREMRKDSILRKIPSRIVNAMTRRITGIRMSDWGCMLRGYRREVVDRMVESQEYSTFIPALATLFAKRMTEIPVGHAERHAGTSNYNLWRLMNLQFDLLTSFSEFPLRVLLYMGVGMAFLGVAFGVLLVVMRIFYGAAWAANGIFTLFAVLFFFVGALFFALGIMGQYIGRIYHEVRKRPRFTIRKLHEG; this is encoded by the coding sequence ATGATCTCCGTCGTCGTACCCGTCTTCAACGAGGAGAAGAATCTCGTCCTCCTGATGGACCGGCTCGAAGCGGCGCTGCGGCGGATGGGGCAATCGTACGAGATCATCTACGTCGACGACGGCAGCCGGGACGAATCTCTCGAGGTGCTGAAAGGGTTCATCGGTCGCCCGGGCGTCCGGGTCCTCGAACTGACGCGGAACTACGGGCAGCACTCGGCGATCATCTCGGGGTTCTCCATCGTCCGGGGGGACATCGTCCTCACGATCGACGCGGACCTGCAGAATCCTCCCGAGGAGATCCCCAATATCGTCCGCACGATGGAAGAGGGGAACTTCGAAGTCGTGGGGACGGTCCGGGAGATGCGGAAGGATTCGATCCTGCGGAAGATCCCCTCGCGGATCGTGAACGCGATGACCCGCAGGATCACGGGGATCCGCATGAGCGACTGGGGGTGCATGCTGCGCGGGTACCGGCGCGAGGTGGTGGACCGCATGGTGGAGAGCCAGGAGTACTCCACGTTCATCCCCGCCCTGGCGACCCTCTTCGCGAAACGGATGACGGAGATCCCCGTGGGGCATGCCGAGCGGCACGCGGGGACGTCCAACTACAACCTGTGGAGGCTCATGAACCTCCAGTTCGACCTGCTCACCTCGTTCTCCGAGTTCCCCCTGCGCGTGCTCCTCTACATGGGGGTGGGAATGGCGTTTCTCGGCGTCGCCTTCGGCGTGCTGCTGGTCGTGATGCGGATCTTCTACGGGGCCGCGTGGGCGGCGAACGGCATCTTCACCCTCTTCGCCGTCCTGTTCTTCTTCGTGGGCGCGCTCTTCTTCGCTCTCGGGATCATGGGGCAGTACATCGGCCGCATCTACCACGAGGTCCGCAAGCGCCCGCGCTTCACGATCCGCAAGCTCCACGAAGGCTGA
- a CDS encoding polysaccharide deacetylase family protein, which translates to MERGVPSLLDTLAGFRVPATFFLSFGPDNSGKAVFQLLRNPRFLAKMLRTNAPGLYGFRTALYGTLLPAPMIASALPGLCREIEARGHEVEFHAWDHRAWQDALPRKGAAWIREWFLRGCAAYEGALGHRPRAFGAPAWLLTDEAVEVLREFPFEYLSCTRAAAPFVLEGTGLVEFPSDLPCLEEVGGGSGVPRILSALDAGGVHVLPVHAEAEGGIWRDAFVEILRGASDRGYEIRPLSRLVAECRREGLPGRPFRTVLLPGRAVPCSV; encoded by the coding sequence ATGGAGCGCGGCGTCCCGTCGCTGCTCGACACCCTTGCCGGGTTCCGCGTCCCCGCGACGTTCTTCCTCTCGTTCGGGCCGGACAACTCGGGGAAGGCCGTGTTCCAGCTCCTGCGGAACCCGCGCTTCCTCGCCAAGATGCTCCGGACGAACGCCCCCGGCCTGTACGGCTTCCGGACCGCGCTGTACGGCACGCTCCTCCCGGCTCCGATGATCGCCTCCGCCCTTCCCGGCCTTTGCCGGGAGATCGAGGCCCGCGGGCACGAGGTGGAGTTCCACGCCTGGGACCACCGGGCCTGGCAGGATGCCCTCCCGCGGAAAGGGGCCGCGTGGATCCGGGAGTGGTTCCTCCGGGGATGCGCGGCGTACGAGGGGGCCCTCGGGCACCGGCCGCGCGCCTTCGGGGCGCCGGCGTGGCTGCTCACGGACGAGGCGGTGGAGGTGCTGCGGGAGTTCCCGTTCGAATACCTGAGCTGCACCCGGGCCGCCGCTCCGTTCGTCCTCGAGGGAACCGGCCTCGTCGAGTTTCCGTCCGACCTGCCGTGCCTCGAGGAGGTCGGGGGCGGGAGCGGGGTTCCCCGGATCCTCTCCGCGCTCGACGCGGGGGGAGTCCACGTCCTCCCCGTGCACGCGGAGGCGGAAGGCGGGATCTGGCGGGACGCCTTCGTGGAGATCCTGCGCGGAGCTTCCGATCGCGGCTACGAGATTCGCCCGCTTTCCCGCCTCGTGGCGGAGTGCCGCCGCGAGGGGCTCCCCGGACGCCCGTTCCGGACGGTTCTCCTGCCGGGCCGGGCCGTTCCCTGCTCCGTATGA
- a CDS encoding nitronate monooxygenase, which translates to MKLPELTIGRFKARIPIVQGGMSVRVSTSSLAAAVADCGGIGTIGGSGIPLDELQADIRKAKRMTSGIVAVNIMFAVKQFMDTVKASIEAGVDMIVTGAGFSRDIFKVGKEHNVPIVSIVSSPEFGKLAERSGADAIVVEAKEAGGHLGTDRPLRELFPEVRKVVKKVPLIAAGGITDGYDIAEIMGKFGADAVQMATRFVLTKECDVADNFKKAYLNARKEDVVLMKSPVGLPGRAIKNQFLERFFSGGDVYDGECRRGCLKNCSHTFCIIDRLDMSRNGDTEEGLVFSGENVWKIKDIPSVKELIDRLVAEAESVYSTASVAASA; encoded by the coding sequence GTGAAGCTTCCGGAACTTACCATCGGCCGGTTCAAGGCAAGGATACCGATTGTCCAGGGGGGGATGTCGGTCCGCGTTTCCACGTCGTCGCTGGCGGCCGCCGTGGCCGACTGCGGCGGGATCGGCACGATCGGCGGTTCCGGTATCCCGCTCGACGAGCTGCAGGCGGACATCCGCAAGGCGAAGCGGATGACGAGCGGCATCGTGGCCGTCAACATCATGTTCGCCGTCAAGCAGTTCATGGACACGGTCAAGGCGTCGATCGAGGCGGGGGTGGACATGATCGTCACCGGCGCCGGTTTCTCCCGCGACATCTTCAAGGTGGGGAAGGAACACAACGTCCCCATCGTCTCCATCGTATCCTCTCCCGAGTTCGGCAAGCTCGCGGAGCGGAGCGGCGCGGACGCCATCGTCGTGGAGGCGAAGGAGGCGGGCGGGCACCTGGGGACCGACCGGCCGCTGCGGGAGCTGTTCCCCGAGGTTCGCAAGGTGGTGAAAAAGGTTCCCCTGATCGCCGCGGGCGGGATCACCGACGGCTACGACATCGCCGAGATCATGGGGAAGTTCGGCGCCGACGCCGTGCAGATGGCCACGCGCTTCGTCCTCACGAAGGAGTGCGACGTGGCCGACAACTTCAAGAAGGCGTACCTGAACGCCCGCAAGGAGGACGTGGTCCTGATGAAATCCCCCGTCGGGCTCCCCGGGCGCGCGATCAAGAACCAGTTTCTGGAACGCTTTTTCAGCGGAGGGGACGTCTACGACGGGGAGTGCCGCCGGGGGTGCCTGAAGAACTGCAGCCACACCTTCTGCATCATCGACCGCCTCGACATGTCGCGCAACGGGGACACGGAGGAAGGGCTTGTCTTCTCGGGGGAGAACGTCTGGAAGATCAAGGACATCCCGAGCGTGAAAGAGTTGATCGACCGCCTCGTCGCCGAGGCCGAGAGCGTATACTCCACCGCGTCCGTCGCCGCATCGGCCTGA
- a CDS encoding MucR family transcriptional regulator — MDKKALLELTTDIVSAHASVNEMGKEQLLEELQSVFQKLMSLAGSEGEEGAEVSGELKPAVPVNKAFGADKVICLVCGKGFTTLKKHIAVSHQMTPKEYRKTFGIPSKTPLVARKYSEAKRKIAKDKGLALKLAEGRKKKAGK; from the coding sequence ATGGACAAGAAGGCGTTGTTGGAACTCACGACGGATATTGTGTCCGCGCATGCTTCTGTAAATGAGATGGGTAAGGAGCAGCTCCTCGAGGAGTTGCAGTCGGTATTTCAGAAATTAATGAGCCTTGCCGGCAGCGAGGGCGAGGAAGGGGCGGAAGTTTCCGGGGAGTTAAAGCCGGCCGTTCCGGTGAACAAGGCGTTTGGCGCCGACAAGGTCATTTGCCTTGTTTGTGGCAAGGGGTTCACCACGCTGAAAAAGCACATCGCCGTCAGTCACCAGATGACGCCGAAGGAGTACCGGAAAACGTTCGGTATCCCCTCGAAGACTCCTCTCGTTGCCAGGAAATATTCCGAAGCGAAGCGGAAAATCGCCAAGGATAAGGGTCTTGCCTTGAAACTGGCCGAAGGCCGGAAGAAAAAGGCGGGGAAGTAA
- a CDS encoding MFS transporter: MNPPPAAKETIPAPILVACGLTLVLYLGAYMRLPLVPLFARGLGASTVDVGMINAGFMLAAAALAIPLGLMSDRLGRKRLILAGMGISCLTSLLLLVARTPLHVGLIYLFSGAGLACFSPAMMSHVGDSSPPNFLGRAYGWYTSALYLGMALGPGFGGAVATKGFGTAFAVSAAIIGAGVIVAGIRIGNPVPPSPRHSGSGNLRSDFREILRNRAVLGCWVATFFSTYAWGSLFAFFPLYARDLGISIPQTGLIFTTQAGVNALCRIPIGHLQDRTGNRRSFILWGNALFGLCIALTGTARGPLPLYLLFAGVGATMAATFTAVGAVLSESVATRVRGLAMGGYNTCIYGGFMVSAVTLGFVIQRMGYTAGFAVAGLSCAAATAGVALLLSRDRRA; encoded by the coding sequence ATGAATCCGCCCCCCGCCGCCAAGGAGACGATCCCCGCGCCCATCCTCGTCGCTTGCGGACTGACGCTCGTCCTGTATCTCGGGGCCTATATGCGCCTCCCCCTGGTCCCGTTGTTCGCGCGGGGGCTGGGCGCCTCCACCGTCGACGTCGGGATGATCAACGCGGGCTTCATGCTGGCGGCGGCCGCCCTCGCCATCCCGCTGGGCCTCATGTCCGACCGCCTGGGGCGCAAGCGCCTTATCCTTGCAGGGATGGGGATCTCCTGCCTGACCTCCCTCCTCCTGCTCGTGGCGCGGACTCCCCTGCACGTCGGGCTGATCTACCTTTTCTCCGGCGCGGGGCTCGCCTGTTTCTCCCCCGCGATGATGTCCCACGTGGGGGATTCCAGCCCGCCGAACTTCCTCGGGCGGGCGTACGGGTGGTACACCTCCGCGCTGTACCTCGGGATGGCGCTGGGGCCGGGCTTCGGCGGAGCCGTCGCGACGAAAGGATTCGGGACCGCCTTCGCGGTCTCCGCGGCGATCATCGGCGCGGGAGTGATCGTGGCGGGAATCCGTATAGGGAATCCGGTCCCGCCGTCGCCGCGGCACTCCGGGAGCGGAAATCTCCGCTCGGATTTCCGGGAGATCCTCCGCAACCGGGCCGTCCTCGGCTGCTGGGTCGCCACGTTCTTCTCGACCTACGCCTGGGGGTCGCTGTTCGCCTTCTTTCCCCTCTACGCCAGGGACCTCGGGATTTCGATCCCCCAGACCGGCCTCATCTTCACGACCCAGGCGGGCGTCAACGCCCTCTGCCGGATCCCGATCGGCCACCTCCAGGACCGGACGGGGAACCGGCGCTCCTTCATCCTGTGGGGAAACGCCCTGTTCGGGCTCTGCATCGCCCTCACCGGAACGGCGCGCGGGCCGCTGCCGCTCTACCTTCTCTTCGCCGGCGTCGGCGCCACGATGGCGGCGACGTTCACGGCGGTCGGCGCCGTCCTGTCGGAGTCGGTGGCAACGCGGGTCCGGGGGCTGGCGATGGGGGGATACAACACGTGCATCTACGGAGGGTTCATGGTCTCTGCGGTCACGCTCGGATTCGTGATCCAGCGGATGGGGTACACGGCGGGGTTCGCGGTCGCCGGGCTGTCGTGCGCCGCCGCGACGGCCGGCGTAGCCTTGCTGTTGTCGCGCGACCGCCGCGCCTGA